The Ruminococcaceae bacterium BL-4 region TGACCCCTTTGAGCTCTTCCAGCTCTTTTTCAAGTTTATCGAGGCCCTCCTGTGTCAAAACAGTTTGTTTTACCATGGTATCATCCCTTAATTTCATAGGCGAGTGCTCGCCTGATTTTTTTTGATATACAGTTAGTATTATAGAGTTGCAATTGCTTTCTGTCAACCATATTTTATCATAGGAGAAACAGACTTTTTAAAATTGGCACTAATTTCAGTTTAATAAAAAAATCGGCTCGAAAAAGCCGAGCCGATTAAACGCAAATTTAGTTAAACATAGTTAAGCGGATCTTGTGCAACACCGTTTACACGCACCTCAAAATGACAATGAGGGCCGGTACTATCCCCCGTACTCCCGACATAACCGATCACCTGACCCTGTTGAACAGCCTGTCCAACGCTGACACACAGGCTTGACATATGGCCATAAACGGTAGAGAATCCATTTCCATGATCAATGGAAACCCAAGTCCCATAGCCACCGCCCCAGCCACCTGCATCTGCAACAATGACAGTGCCGGAAGCAGAAGCTACAATCGGTTGTCCATAAACGCCGCCGGAAGAAATATCAATTCCCTTATGGGTTGTTCCCCAGCGAGGGCCAAATCCAGAAGTAACATTCGTGGTATACGGAACCGGCCAAACAAACTGTCCGCCGCCGGAAGGCATTACAACGACATCTGAAGAAGATTGTTTCTGCGAATAATAATTTGCATACCAAGAGTCAATCTGCTCCGCAGTAGCAGCTTCCTTTTGGGCAATTTCCTTATTTTGTTCTTCCAGAGCTTCGGCAGAGCCGGCAAGCTCATTAATGACCTGCTGAGTCTCTTCCATCACGGTATCGAGTTCCGTCCGCTTTTGATCCAGTGCATCCTTTGCATCGGAAACTTCCTGTCGGCTTTGCTCGATTTTTGTTTTCTGTGCTTCAATTTCTGTTAAATGATTTTTTAGGGTATCGATCAGCTGTTTATCATGGTCCGACACCATTTTAAT contains the following coding sequences:
- a CDS encoding Membrane proteins related to metalloendopeptidases translates to MAGKCFWQRAAAAVITAALIVVPAATTAFAENTNVDTLRQQQSDYQNQQKENQAKIDQLKSDQTQKEAYKAALQDQVSNLQHQIDTYNQQIGDLDQDIAAKQDEIQSKQKEIDSDFALLKERLRALYISGEASNLEILLSSKSLTDLADKTEAIKMVSDHDKQLIDTLKNHLTEIEAQKTKIEQSRQEVSDAKDALDQKRTELDTVMEETQQVINELAGSAEALEEQNKEIAQKEAATAEQIDSWYANYYSQKQSSSDVVVMPSGGGQFVWPVPYTTNVTSGFGPRWGTTHKGIDISSGGVYGQPIVASASGTVIVADAGGWGGGYGTWVSIDHGNGFSTVYGHMSSLCVSVGQAVQQGQVIGYVGSTGDSTGPHCHFEVRVNGVAQDPLNYV